In the genome of Mugil cephalus isolate CIBA_MC_2020 chromosome 21, CIBA_Mcephalus_1.1, whole genome shotgun sequence, one region contains:
- the tmed10 gene encoding transmembrane emp24 domain-containing protein 10: MVAMARLTALLLLPVLIESVFSISFFLPVNSRKCLREEIHKDVLVTGEYEISEQANTKTNLKITDSSSHTLYSKEDATKGKFAFTTEDYDMFEVCFESKSPMGTGRVPDQLVNLDMKHGVEAKNYEEIAKVEKLKPLEVELRRLEDLSESIVNDFAYMKKREEEMRDTNESTNTRVLYFSIFSMCCLIGLATWQVFYLRRFFKAKKLIE, translated from the exons ATGGTAGCCATGGCTCGACTCACTGCGCTACTGCTGCTACCGGTTCTTATTGAATCGGTATTTTCAATTTCCTTCTTTCTACCGGTGAACTCCAGAAAGTGTTTACGAGAGGAGATCCACAAAGACGTCCTCGTCACGGGGGAGTATGAAATAAGCGAACAGGCGAACACCAAAACTAACCTGAAG ATCACAGACTCCTCCAGTCACACTCTTTACTCCAAGGAAGATGCAACAAAAGGAAAGTTTGCATTCACCACAGAGGACTATGATATGTTTGAGGTTTGCTTTGAGAGCAAGTCCCCCATGG GAACTGGAAGAGTGCCTGACCAGTTGGTCAACCTTGACATGAAGCATGGCGTTGAGGCTAAAAACTATGAAGAA aTTGCCAAGGTGGAGAAACTGAAGCCTCTTGAGGTGGAGCTGAGACGACTGGAAGACCTGTCTGAGTCTATTGTGAAtgactttgcttacatgaagaagagagaagaggagatgaggGACACCAATG AGTCTACCAACACACGTGTGTTGTACTTCAGCATATTCTCCATGTGCTGCCTCATTGGTCTGGCTACGTGGCAGGTCTTCTACTTGAGGCGCTTCTTCAAGGCAAAGAAGCTGATCGAGTAg
- the LOC124999160 gene encoding protein c-Fos-like, with product MMFTGFNAECDSSSRCSTASPSGDNPYYPSPAGSYSSMGSPQSQDFTDLTASSASFIPTVTAISTSPDLQWLVQPLISSVAPSHRAHPYSSSPSPVYSRAAMKSATSKAHGSTKRGRGEQISAEEEEKRRVRRERNKQAAAKCRNRRRELTDTLQAETDQLEDEKSSLQNDIANLLKEKERLEFILAAHQPICKIPSELDTDFPVASISPVHACLSTAVSSQPQTTIPQTSAITSSQPTFTSTSNSIFSSTNSILSTATIADSTVKMSDLEASVLEESLDLLTKTEMETARSVPEVDLSNSLYTSQDWEPLHATAGTSDFEPLCTPVVTCTPAGSTYTSSFVFTFPEAETFPTCGIAHRRESSGNDQSSDSLSSPTLLAL from the exons ATGATGTTCACCGGATTCAACGCGGAGTGCGATTCTTCCTCCCGCTGCAGCACCGCTTCACCGTCCGGAGACAATCCTTACTACCCATCACCAGCGGGATCTTATTCCAGCATGGGATCCCCCCAATCTCAG GATTTCACTGACCTGACAGCATCAAGTGCCTCCTTCATCCCCACTGTAACAGCCATTTCAACAAGCCCAGATCTGCAGTGGTTGGTCCAGCCTTTGATCTCCTCAGTGGCCCCTTCTCACAGAGCTCACCCTTACAGCTCCAGCCCCAGCCCTGTCTACTCAAGAGCAGCTATGAAGTCTGCAACATCCAAGGCTCACGGCTCTACCAAGAGGGGTAGAGGTGAACAG ATTTcagctgaggaggaagagaagaggagagttcgcagagagagaaacaagcaGGCAGCAGCTAAATGCCGCAACAGGAGGCGAGAGCTTACAGACACCCTGCAAGCT GAAACTGATCAGCTTGAGGATGAGAAGTCCAGTCTGCAGAATGATATTGCCAATCTGCTCAAAGAAAAGGAGAGGCTCGAGTTCATTCTGGCTGCCCACCAACCCATCTGCAAAATCCCCTCAGAGCTGGACACGGACTTCCCAGTGGCCTCCATCTCCCCTGTCCACGCTTGCCTCTCCACCGCCGTGTCCTCCCAGCCTCAGACCACCATCCCACAAACCTCCGCTATCACGTCCAGCCAGCCCACTTTCACCTCGACCTCAAACTCCATCTTCTCCAGCACCAACTCCATCCTGTCCACCGCCACGATCGCCGACAGCACGGTCAAGATGTCGGATCTGGAGGCCTCCGTCCTGGAGGAGTCTCTGGACCTGCTGACGAAGACGGAGATGGAGACGGCGCGGTCAGTGCCAGAGGTTGACCTGTCCAACTCCCTCTACACAAGTCAGGACTGGGAGCCTCTTCACGCCACGGCCGGTACCAGTGATTTTGAGCCCCTGTGCACACCCGTGGTGACCTGCACCCCGGCCGGCTCAACCTACACGTCTTCATTTGTCTTCACCTTCCCAGAGGCCGAGACCTTCCCCACTTGCGGCATCGCCCACAGGAGAGAGAGCAGTGGCAACGACCAGTCCTCTGACTCCCTCAGCTCACCAACCCTGTTGGCCCTCTAA
- the LOC124999159 gene encoding protein c-Fos-like — MKNMRPDSNTEFDLSSSCSTASPGGDTPGCSQHPPDSLSSPADSDKDAETCAAAAAALFVPTVTTISTSPELKWMVQPTVITSVSPTSGRAKTKTHVATRAASPAGAIKTKPCNRKGQKEQPSKEEEERRRIRRERNKIAAAKCRNRRRELIDTLQAETDTLEDEKSALQAEIANLLKEKERLEDVLASHKPSCKLPADDADDNMEDDSEDDVNTMLQDPPASPQLLSILENGKPPESNATTEEASIGQDMDSVPCIPAAAILGNSNIFLCSSVEEEDMEDLKGDDLDDLVPSLEMAVTCETAASVPDIDLSGPFCLSDWETLYKSVANDLESLSTPVMSSSPTCSNYRTVFSFNYSEIDSLAEGCESLKGSPGTSELMKDSLNSPTLLAL; from the exons ATGAAAAACATGCGTCCAGACTCCAACACTGAGTTCGACTTGTCGTCCAGCTGCAGCACAGCATCGCCTGGCGGGGACACCCCTGGGTGCAGCCAGCATCCTCCTGACTCGCTGTCATCACCAGCGGACAGCGACAAG GATGCTGAGacctgtgcagcagcagcagcagcactcttTGTTCCGACTGTGACTACAATCTCAACATCGCCCGAACTAAAGTGGATGGTGCAGCCCACGGTCATCACATCTGTCTCCCCGACGTCGGGCCGTGCAAAGACCAAAACTCATGTCGCGACCCGGGCGGCTTCCCCTGCAGGTGCAATTAAGACGAAACCCTGCAACAGGAAGGGGCAAAAGGAGCAG CCttccaaagaggaggaggaaaggaggaggatcAGGAGGGAGAGGAACAAAATTGCTGCAGCAAAGTGTCGTAACAGACGGAGGGAGCTGATAGACACCCTTCAAGCT GAAACTGACACACTGGAAGATGAGAAATCGGCTCTCCAGGCGGAGATTGCCAACCtgctgaaggagaaggagaggctgGAGGACGTGCTGGCTTCCCACAAACCATCATGCAAACTCCCTGCAGATGATGCGGATGACAACATGGAGGACGACAGCGAAGATGATGTTAACACAATGCTGCAGGATCCTCCGGCTTCCCCGCAGTTGCTGTCCATCTTAGAGAATGGGAAACCCCCGGAGAGCAACGCCACGACTGAAGAAGCCTCTATTGGTCAAGACATGGACAGTGTCCCTTGTATCCCTGCTGCAGCCATCTTGGGCAACTCCAACATCTTCCTGTGTTCCAGCGTagaagaggaggacatggaggacttAAAAGGAGACGACCTGGATGACTTGGTTCCCAGTCTAGAGATGGCGGTGACGTGTGAGACAGCCGCCTCCGTCCCCGACATAGACCTGAGCGGCCCCTTCTGCCTCTCAGACTGGGAAACCCTGTACAAGTCAGTGGCAAACGACCTTGAATCTTTGAGCACACCAGTCATGTCTTCCAGTCCCACTTGTAGCAATTACCGCacagtgttttcctttaattactCCGAGATTGATTCCTTGGCTGAGGGCTGCGAGAGCCTCAAAGGCAGCCCCGGCACGTCTGAGTTAATGAAAGATAGTCTTAACTCTCCAACACTTCTGGCCTTGTGA
- the LOC124998718 gene encoding jun dimerization protein 2-like, with product MMPGQIPDPSLAAGSLPSLGPLAGISATTLTDQLKLADFRQLGTMLSPLHFLGRLGKRPLAIKTEMDEDEERRKRRREKNKVAAARCRNKKKERTDFLQRESERLEMVNSELKAQIEELRLERQQLMVMLNLHRPTCIVRTDSVKTPESEANPLLEQLSTEAK from the exons ATGATGCCGGGACAGATACCTGACCCTTCGCTGGCGGCGGGCTCCCTGCCCAGTCTGGGCCCGCTGGCGGGCATCTCGGCCACCACACTCACTGATCAGTTAAAGCTGGCCGACTTCCGCCAGCTGGGCACCATGCTGTCCCCGCTGCATTTCCTGGGAAGGCTGGGGAAGAGGCCGCTGGCCATCAAGACGGAG ATGGACGAAGATGAAGAAAGGAGGAAACGACGacgagagaaaaacaaggtaGCTGCAGCGCGATGCcgaaacaaaaagaaggaacGGACTGACTTCCTTCAAAGG GAATCGGAGCGTCTGGAAATGGTGAACTCTGAGCTGAAGGCCCAGATCGAGGAGCTCCGTCTGGAGAGGCAGCAGCTTATGGTGATGCTCAACCTCCACCGGCCGACCTGCATCGTCAGGACCGACAGCGTCAAAACACCCGAGAGCGAGGCCAACCCCCTGCTGGAGCAGCTGTCCACCGAAGCCAAGTGA
- the LOC124998716 gene encoding leucine-rich repeat-containing protein 74A-like isoform X2 yields the protein MHESHEDFQSGEEQQKEKQLADDQSGLLSTGSLDPMEDLEKLTQAQEGDSGDEWDTDLEDNATRHRRSSSLSELYLQACKKIGVTPVSSFLRHLGESAANLNHCGVGPLGAKALAIVLQNDNVITHLELEDNTLQADGTRYLMKMLRANVTIQSLNISENHLGHQGAYIISKILLDNYCIKSIKLSGNDFDHSAAKYLADALMDDYVIKELDLSHNKLCDIGGEYLGRMLARNQGIEVLDLSWNHFRVHGALSAGLKVNSILKQFHLSHNDFGHIGAESLGQALKQNNTLVLLDLSNNWLDDEAVTLLCQGLSTNGTLKVLNLANNPMTNTGALVLLKTVKNNTRSAMEKIDISRVFVRETFVELLEETRQTRPALEVQYDVMNSVTRNLSAIHIFKKHLEEQNQSITDFFRDLDKEETTKVSSSAFRKAAKEANIPLDQRQIEWLITRFDKNCTAGINYSQFDELS from the exons ATGCATGAGTCTCATGAGGATTTCCAATCCGGTGAAgaacagcaaaaagaaaagcagctggcAGATGATCAGTCAGGCCTCCTGTCCACAGGAAGCCTGGATCCGATGGAGGACCTAGAGAAGCTGACACAGGCCCAGGAGGGAGACAGTGGGGATGAGTGGGACACCGATCTGGAAGACA ATGCCACCCGTCACAGACGGAGCTCGTCCCTGTCAGAGCTGTACCTGCAGGCCTGCAAGAAGATCGGTGTCACCCctgtctcctccttcctccgTCACTTGGGTGAATCCGCTGCAAACCTGAACCACTGTGGCGTAGGGCCGCTAGGAGCCAAAGCTCTGGCAATAGTTCTGCAA AATGACAATGTCATCACCCACCTCGAGCTTGAGGACAACACACTGCAGGCAGATGGGACGCGCTATCTAATGAAGATGCTAAGAGCAAACGTCACCATTCAGAGTCTT aATATTTCCGAGAACCACCTGGGCCATCAAGGAGCCTACATCATCTCCAAAATACTGTTAGATAATTATTGCATCAAATCCATCAAACTCTCAG GAAACGACTTTGATCATTCTGCTGCCAAATACCTAGCAGACGCTTTAATG GATGACTATGTGATCAAAGAGCTGGACCTCAGTCACAACAAACTATGTGATATAGGAGGAGAATACCTGGGTCGCATGTTGG CCAGGAATCAAGGTATTGAAGTCCTCGATCTGAGCTGGAATCATTTTCGTGTGCACGGGGCTCTGAGTGCCGGTCTGAAG GTGAACTCTATTCTGAAGCAGTTCCACCTGTCGCACAATGATTTCGGCCACATCGGAGCGGAGTCGCTGGGTCAAGcgctgaaacaaaacaacactctCGTGCTGCTCGACCTCAGCAATAACTGGCTCGACGACGAAGCCGTGACGCTGCTCTGCCAGGGCCTCAGTACAAACGGCACCCTCAAGGTCCTCAAT CTGGCCAATAACCCCATGACAAACACCGGAGCTCTGGTTCTGCTCAAAAcggttaaaaacaacacaaggtcaGCAATGGAGAAGATCGATATTTCT AGGGTATTTGTGCGCGAGACCTTCGTGGAGCTGCTTGAAGAAACCCGTCAGACACGTCCTGCTCTCGAAGTCCAGTACGACGTCATGAACTCTGTCACCAGGAACCTGTCTGCCATCCACATCTTCAAG AAACACCTTGAAGAGCAAAATCAAAGCATCACAGATTTCTTCCGGGACTTGGATAAAGAAGAAACCACGAAGGTCTCCAGCTCCGCCTTCAGGAAGGCTGCAAAG GAAGCCAACATACCTCTGGATCAACGGCAGATCGAGTGGTTGATCACGAGGTTTGACAAGAATTGCACAGCCGGCATAAATTACAG TCAGTTCGATGAGCTGTCGTAG
- the LOC124998716 gene encoding leucine-rich repeat-containing protein 74A-like isoform X1 — MHESHEDFQSGEEQQKEKQLADDQSGLLSTGSLDPMEDLEKLTQAQEGDSGDEWDTDLEDNATRHRRSSSLSELYLQACKKIGVTPVSSFLRHLGESAANLNHCGVGPLGAKALAIVLQNDNVITHLELEDNTLQADGTRYLMKMLRANVTIQSLNISENHLGHQGAYIISKILLDNYCIKSIKLSGNDFDHSAAKYLADALMDDYVIKELDLSHNKLCDIGGEYLGRMLARNQGIEVLDLSWNHFRVHGALSAGLKVNSILKQFHLSHNDFGHIGAESLGQALKQNNTLVLLDLSNNWLDDEAVTLLCQGLSTNGTLKVLNLANNPMTNTGALVLLKTVKNNTRSAMEKIDISRVFVRETFVELLEETRQTRPALEVQYDVMNSVTRNLSAIHIFKKHLEEQNQSITDFFRDLDKEETTKVSSSAFRKAAKEANIPLDQRQIEWLITRFDKNCTAGINYRLVCEFADNFFISLRSL; from the exons ATGCATGAGTCTCATGAGGATTTCCAATCCGGTGAAgaacagcaaaaagaaaagcagctggcAGATGATCAGTCAGGCCTCCTGTCCACAGGAAGCCTGGATCCGATGGAGGACCTAGAGAAGCTGACACAGGCCCAGGAGGGAGACAGTGGGGATGAGTGGGACACCGATCTGGAAGACA ATGCCACCCGTCACAGACGGAGCTCGTCCCTGTCAGAGCTGTACCTGCAGGCCTGCAAGAAGATCGGTGTCACCCctgtctcctccttcctccgTCACTTGGGTGAATCCGCTGCAAACCTGAACCACTGTGGCGTAGGGCCGCTAGGAGCCAAAGCTCTGGCAATAGTTCTGCAA AATGACAATGTCATCACCCACCTCGAGCTTGAGGACAACACACTGCAGGCAGATGGGACGCGCTATCTAATGAAGATGCTAAGAGCAAACGTCACCATTCAGAGTCTT aATATTTCCGAGAACCACCTGGGCCATCAAGGAGCCTACATCATCTCCAAAATACTGTTAGATAATTATTGCATCAAATCCATCAAACTCTCAG GAAACGACTTTGATCATTCTGCTGCCAAATACCTAGCAGACGCTTTAATG GATGACTATGTGATCAAAGAGCTGGACCTCAGTCACAACAAACTATGTGATATAGGAGGAGAATACCTGGGTCGCATGTTGG CCAGGAATCAAGGTATTGAAGTCCTCGATCTGAGCTGGAATCATTTTCGTGTGCACGGGGCTCTGAGTGCCGGTCTGAAG GTGAACTCTATTCTGAAGCAGTTCCACCTGTCGCACAATGATTTCGGCCACATCGGAGCGGAGTCGCTGGGTCAAGcgctgaaacaaaacaacactctCGTGCTGCTCGACCTCAGCAATAACTGGCTCGACGACGAAGCCGTGACGCTGCTCTGCCAGGGCCTCAGTACAAACGGCACCCTCAAGGTCCTCAAT CTGGCCAATAACCCCATGACAAACACCGGAGCTCTGGTTCTGCTCAAAAcggttaaaaacaacacaaggtcaGCAATGGAGAAGATCGATATTTCT AGGGTATTTGTGCGCGAGACCTTCGTGGAGCTGCTTGAAGAAACCCGTCAGACACGTCCTGCTCTCGAAGTCCAGTACGACGTCATGAACTCTGTCACCAGGAACCTGTCTGCCATCCACATCTTCAAG AAACACCTTGAAGAGCAAAATCAAAGCATCACAGATTTCTTCCGGGACTTGGATAAAGAAGAAACCACGAAGGTCTCCAGCTCCGCCTTCAGGAAGGCTGCAAAG GAAGCCAACATACCTCTGGATCAACGGCAGATCGAGTGGTTGATCACGAGGTTTGACAAGAATTGCACAGCCGGCATAAATTACAGGTTAGTCTGTGAATTTGCGGAtaactttttcatttctctgagGAGTTTGTGA